A stretch of the Nitratireductor thuwali genome encodes the following:
- a CDS encoding Fe(3+) ABC transporter substrate-binding protein encodes MLIAGFAALAMAAGFTPALAQAEGTVNIYSYRQPFLIEPLLDAFTEKTGIETEVLFLDKGLEDRIAAEGENSPADVILTVDIGRLVNVKEKGVTQSVDNETVNANIPAEFRDPEGNWFGLTTRGRVVYASKERVDQDTITYEELADPKWKGKICMRSGQHMYNIALFASMIAHHGEEKAEEWMQGLKANLARKPNGNDRGQAQAIYAGECDLGIGNTYYVGKMITNDKEPEQKEWAKAIKVLFPNTEGRGSHVNISGMALAKHAPNRDNAIALMEYLSSAEAQAIYAEQNFEYPVLPSAETAELVKSFGDIKPDSLPLAEIAAHRKAASEMVDRVGLDEGPES; translated from the coding sequence ATGCTCATAGCCGGCTTCGCCGCCCTTGCGATGGCCGCCGGCTTCACTCCCGCCCTGGCGCAGGCCGAAGGCACGGTGAACATCTACTCCTACCGGCAGCCTTTCCTCATCGAGCCGCTGCTCGACGCCTTCACCGAAAAGACGGGCATCGAGACCGAGGTCCTGTTCCTCGACAAGGGTCTTGAGGACCGGATCGCCGCCGAGGGCGAAAATTCCCCGGCCGACGTGATCCTGACGGTCGATATCGGCCGCCTGGTCAACGTGAAGGAAAAAGGCGTCACGCAGTCGGTCGACAATGAAACGGTCAATGCCAACATTCCGGCGGAGTTCCGCGATCCGGAGGGCAACTGGTTCGGCCTGACCACGCGCGGCCGCGTCGTCTATGCCTCCAAGGAGCGCGTCGACCAGGACACCATCACCTATGAGGAACTGGCCGACCCGAAGTGGAAGGGCAAGATCTGCATGCGCAGCGGCCAGCACATGTACAATATCGCGCTGTTCGCCTCGATGATCGCTCATCATGGCGAAGAAAAAGCCGAGGAATGGATGCAGGGCCTGAAGGCCAATCTCGCCAGGAAGCCCAATGGCAATGACCGTGGCCAGGCCCAGGCGATCTATGCCGGCGAATGCGATCTCGGCATCGGCAACACCTATTATGTCGGCAAGATGATCACCAACGACAAGGAGCCCGAGCAGAAGGAATGGGCGAAGGCCATCAAGGTCCTCTTCCCGAACACCGAAGGCCGCGGCTCCCACGTCAACATCTCCGGCATGGCACTCGCCAAGCACGCGCCGAACCGGGACAACGCCATCGCGCTGATGGAATATCTGTCGAGCGCGGAAGCCCAGGCCATCTATGCCGAGCAGAATTTCGAGTATCCGGTGCTGCCGAGCGCCGAGACGGCCGAGCTCGTCAAGTCCTTCGGCGACATCAAGCCCGACAGCCTGCCGCTGGCCGAGATCGCCGCGCACCGCAAGGCCGCCTCGGAAATGGTCGACCGCGTCGGACTCGACGAGGGTCCGGAAAGCTGA
- a CDS encoding phasin, whose translation MSKTTGNTSAGKTAETEFPTFDASKATEQFRALTEKSAEQTKQAFDQIKTGAEDARKAFENSFESAKGASDELALKSISAMRASAEANFAQFEALVGAKTLSEVIELQSSFLRKQFEFGLEQARDFQAISQKAAAEVTKPVKDVFEKTLKQTAA comes from the coding sequence ATGAGCAAGACCACTGGCAACACCTCCGCCGGCAAAACCGCCGAAACCGAATTCCCGACCTTCGACGCCTCGAAGGCTACCGAGCAGTTCCGCGCCCTGACGGAAAAGAGCGCCGAGCAGACCAAGCAGGCCTTCGACCAGATCAAGACCGGCGCCGAAGATGCCCGCAAGGCCTTCGAGAATTCCTTCGAGTCCGCCAAGGGCGCCAGCGATGAGCTCGCGCTGAAGTCGATCTCCGCCATGCGCGCCAGCGCCGAAGCCAATTTCGCGCAGTTCGAAGCGCTGGTCGGCGCCAAGACCCTGTCGGAAGTCATCGAGCTGCAGAGCTCCTTCCTGCGCAAGCAGTTCGAGTTCGGCCTTGAGCAGGCCAGGGATTTCCAGGCGATCTCGCAGAAGGCCGCCGCCGAAGTCACCAAGCCGGTCAAGGACGTCTTCGAAAAGACGCTCAAGCAGACCGCTGCCTGA
- a CDS encoding ABC transporter permease has protein sequence MSSFSLNTPKLPAADRRARRQSHKWPIGIVVVIAAVVLLPVATLVVAAMGGTGEDWPHLARYVLPQSITTTLRLLVLVALGSGVIGVGCAWLVVAYEFPLRRVFAWALVLPLAVPPYLAAYAFAEFFHYVGPVQSLVRGLFGFERPSDYWFPDIRSTIGAAIVITAVTFPYVYLTARVVFLMQGRNIADVARTLGAGPARVFWRVLLPVARPAIVAGVALVLMETVNDFGAVQHLGVNTMTLAVYSTWLNRGSLEGAAQIAVIMLVLVLVLLTAEQMARRKQRFHAPRGTQINIRPPRKALSGGRALAAMALALLPILAGFGVPLAIFGRYALNRLYQFGEPALAEAFLTSVAVAVAAAGLAVGAALAILYAARLVRSPVMIFMVRLATVGYALPGTILALGLLLSLARLDNAVDAFARSHMGFSTGLLLTGSAAAVILACAIRFLALAEGAVQAGLEKLPPNLDQAARSLGRSAPASAVSVLLPLLKPAIFTAAILVFVDTVKELSATILLRPFGFNTLATYVYENASRGAVEEGAVAALLIIVTSILPVALLSGPLMRDRGA, from the coding sequence ATGAGCAGCTTCAGCCTGAACACTCCAAAGCTGCCCGCCGCCGACCGTCGGGCACGCCGGCAAAGCCATAAATGGCCTATCGGCATCGTCGTGGTCATCGCCGCGGTCGTCCTGCTGCCGGTCGCAACGCTCGTCGTTGCCGCGATGGGGGGCACAGGCGAGGACTGGCCCCATCTTGCACGTTACGTCCTGCCGCAGTCGATAACAACGACGCTGAGATTGCTGGTGCTGGTGGCGCTGGGCAGCGGCGTCATCGGCGTCGGGTGCGCCTGGCTGGTCGTGGCGTATGAGTTCCCGTTGCGGCGGGTTTTCGCCTGGGCGCTCGTGCTGCCGCTGGCGGTGCCGCCCTACTTGGCCGCCTATGCCTTCGCCGAGTTCTTCCACTATGTCGGGCCCGTGCAGAGCCTGGTGCGGGGCCTGTTCGGCTTCGAGCGGCCTTCGGACTACTGGTTTCCGGACATACGCTCGACCATCGGCGCGGCCATCGTCATCACCGCGGTCACCTTCCCCTATGTCTATCTGACCGCCCGCGTCGTCTTCTTGATGCAGGGCCGCAACATCGCCGACGTGGCGCGCACGCTGGGCGCGGGGCCGGCGCGGGTCTTCTGGCGGGTATTGCTGCCCGTGGCGCGCCCGGCCATCGTGGCCGGCGTCGCGCTCGTGCTGATGGAGACGGTCAACGATTTCGGCGCGGTCCAGCATCTCGGCGTGAACACGATGACCCTTGCGGTCTATTCAACATGGCTCAACCGAGGAAGCCTGGAAGGCGCGGCGCAGATCGCCGTCATCATGCTTGTGCTCGTTCTCGTCCTGCTGACGGCCGAGCAGATGGCGCGGCGCAAACAGCGATTCCATGCCCCGAGGGGGACCCAGATCAATATTCGCCCGCCGCGCAAGGCGCTGTCGGGCGGGCGGGCGCTGGCGGCCATGGCCCTCGCGCTCCTGCCCATTCTGGCGGGCTTCGGGGTGCCTCTCGCAATCTTCGGCCGCTACGCGCTCAACCGGCTCTACCAGTTTGGCGAGCCGGCGCTGGCCGAGGCGTTCCTGACGAGCGTCGCCGTCGCCGTCGCGGCCGCCGGCCTCGCGGTGGGAGCCGCGCTCGCCATCCTTTATGCGGCGCGGCTCGTCCGCTCGCCGGTGATGATCTTCATGGTACGCCTGGCGACGGTCGGCTATGCGCTGCCCGGCACCATCCTTGCGCTGGGGCTGCTGCTATCGCTGGCGCGGCTGGACAATGCGGTTGACGCGTTCGCGCGCAGCCATATGGGCTTTTCCACAGGACTGCTTCTGACGGGCTCGGCGGCCGCCGTCATCCTTGCCTGCGCGATCCGCTTCCTGGCGCTGGCCGAGGGCGCGGTTCAGGCGGGGCTGGAGAAGCTGCCGCCCAATCTCGACCAGGCCGCCCGCAGCCTCGGCCGCTCGGCACCGGCGAGCGCGGTGAGCGTGCTCCTGCCCCTGCTCAAGCCGGCCATCTTCACGGCGGCGATCCTTGTCTTCGTCGATACGGTCAAGGAATTGTCGGCGACCATCCTGCTCCGCCCATTCGGGTTCAACACGCTCGCGACCTATGTCTACGAAAACGCTTCGCGGGGGGCCGTCGAAGAGGGCGCCGTGGCAGCGCTGCTGATCATCGTCACGTCGATCCTGCCTGTCGCGCTTTTGTCCGGTCCGCTCATGCGGGATCGCGGCGCATAA
- a CDS encoding siderophore-interacting protein, with protein MKTASAVVTLTNPVSVLEALRTHLAEHELVVEFDGQVASANLPSGHATMRIEASMLELEVRAASESGLEDVASFLASHVLEFAHPETPVIRWSGFQPSGTFADFREMKVVGVTELTPHMRRITLAGTDLRRFATDENLHVRLFFPAPGQPPVWPTRGEDGLERHIEPARQPAVRKYTIRRIDLVTGTVDIDFLLHRDPGTGSDWAKNAKEGDMIGMAGPGGRGAQPADWLLLVGDETALPAIARILEGLAPGTEGMALIEVESEADKLPLTHPRGFEIRWLHRAACAEGLAAAVSRIRVPTHRKHFCWAGAEFETIQTIRRYWKEECGVAKWNQLAVPYWRRGRPEGE; from the coding sequence GTGAAAACAGCCAGCGCGGTCGTCACGCTCACAAACCCGGTCTCGGTTCTGGAAGCATTACGCACGCATCTGGCCGAGCATGAGCTCGTGGTCGAGTTCGACGGACAGGTGGCCAGCGCCAATCTTCCCTCAGGCCACGCGACCATGCGGATAGAGGCTTCCATGCTTGAGCTGGAAGTGCGGGCCGCAAGCGAGTCCGGCCTTGAGGACGTGGCGAGCTTCCTTGCCTCGCATGTACTGGAATTCGCTCATCCGGAAACGCCGGTCATCCGCTGGTCGGGTTTCCAGCCGAGCGGCACATTCGCTGATTTCCGCGAGATGAAGGTCGTCGGCGTGACCGAGCTGACGCCGCACATGCGGCGGATAACCCTTGCCGGAACGGACCTCAGGCGCTTCGCGACGGACGAGAACCTGCATGTGCGCCTGTTCTTCCCGGCGCCCGGCCAGCCGCCGGTGTGGCCGACCCGCGGCGAGGACGGTCTGGAGCGGCACATCGAGCCGGCCAGACAGCCTGCCGTCCGAAAATATACGATCCGGCGCATCGATCTTGTCACAGGGACGGTCGACATCGACTTCCTGCTGCACAGGGATCCCGGCACCGGCAGCGACTGGGCCAAGAATGCGAAGGAAGGCGACATGATCGGCATGGCCGGGCCCGGCGGGCGAGGCGCACAGCCGGCAGACTGGCTGCTTCTCGTTGGAGACGAGACGGCATTGCCGGCGATCGCACGCATTCTCGAAGGGCTCGCACCCGGCACGGAGGGCATGGCGCTGATCGAGGTCGAGAGTGAGGCCGACAAATTGCCACTCACTCACCCTCGCGGCTTCGAAATCCGCTGGTTGCATCGAGCAGCCTGTGCGGAAGGACTGGCCGCCGCCGTCAGCCGCATCCGCGTTCCCACGCATCGCAAGCACTTCTGCTGGGCCGGCGCGGAGTTCGAGACGATCCAGACGATCCGGCGATACTGGAAGGAGGAGTGCGGTGTCGCCAAGTGGAACCAATTGGCCGTCCCCTATTGGCGAAGAGGACGCCCCGAAGGCGAATAG
- a CDS encoding GNAT family N-acetyltransferase codes for MPYELRPVRSPEEWHHLHHIRRTVLFTPERHSVDYDENHPDDRVEGNVPFLLLFDARPVGVFRLDLRGEVAIVRLVAVTEREQGKGHGRKLNALVEAEARQRGVKTLRVNAAPEALGYYEKMGWQCTNWDKSELIGFAKDCIQMSKELRSA; via the coding sequence ATGCCCTACGAACTGCGACCTGTCCGTTCTCCGGAAGAGTGGCATCACCTGCACCACATCAGACGTACCGTTCTCTTCACACCCGAGCGGCATTCAGTTGACTATGATGAGAACCACCCCGACGACCGCGTAGAGGGGAATGTACCCTTTCTGCTTCTCTTCGATGCTCGTCCAGTAGGTGTATTCCGCCTCGACCTGCGCGGAGAAGTAGCCATCGTCCGGCTGGTTGCGGTCACTGAAAGGGAACAAGGCAAAGGCCACGGGAGGAAGCTGAACGCTCTGGTCGAGGCCGAGGCGAGGCAACGGGGTGTTAAAACGCTGCGTGTCAACGCCGCTCCAGAGGCGCTCGGATACTATGAGAAGATGGGTTGGCAGTGCACCAATTGGGATAAAAGTGAGCTGATCGGGTTCGCCAAGGACTGCATCCAAATGAGCAAAGAACTTCGCTCAGCGTAA
- a CDS encoding PAS domain S-box protein, whose protein sequence is MASASYAFLDIAVLDAIRERFAKGDALAVLSPDLDEVLWANGAGAALVGHDRIEAAIGAPPRLPPVALRQLQGAARMPEAGKERPVGLRMTSGLKSRVVNVLASAIVLPRGERAVLIALPFQAEDANAAVIEGFDEPGHFAGLLDGEGNILAASEGFGGLNIDEATLRALVSEVRGEDDRLVKKRIEGNGSLFPAGIARLTEDPARHLLVVVDDRPAPSDEAAAPGAAPEAEVAGAPADEAEPERAEPEPPRPEERPADVETAPEPAPAALEDRTVRFSWRTDAEGRFSALSEEFAEAMGAPAADIIGRRFRDVSNIFGLDEEGIIVKLLDRRETWSGRTVMWPLSGTELKVPVDLAALPAYGRDRTFEGFRGFGIIRLGQAVKDPERIGLALVKTVPPEQPPEGQRATAQEAAAPQQGQPEDAAQPAAEPEERPEPVIDPFLGETPALHISQSPERRSSDKIIRLAELRDSGLSASERLAFREIGDRLRRASDALAERAKTDPASETLDTGAGRGGQTSAQEPSLDTEAGLRPVNDDIPAQPPEGEAEGSAAGIDRADEPRPEDAHGGPTADAHAEPAEPPQARPLQTKNGGDQAAALPPEFTPSAFAGGAGEKADIALFAALPLPILVHSGDRMHYGNPEFFAFTGYRDLDTLAAQGGMEALFDEPQEAGGEGRRASLKIRKADGTSTPVEAHLQSVSWGQGKALMLALKPALPEPEAEPTGAEQREIEARLVEMRAIVDTATDGIAVLDKDGNIRSINRPAEALFGFDAENVTGKPFTTLFAIESQRTVQDYVSALSDHGVASVLNDGRQVIGREAKGRFIPLFITIGRLPNDSGYCAVLRDITQWKRAEEELTQARAQAERASSQKSEFLARVSHEIRTPLNAIIGFSELMVDEKFGPIGNDRYRDYLRDIKRSGNHVLDLVNDLLDISKIEAGQQEMHYEAVSLNEALGQTVAMMQPQANGERVIIRSSFASRLPEVVADLRSVKQIAINLLSNAIRFTPAGGQVIVSTAYNSDGSVVLRVRDTGVGMSAAELDEALKPFKQINTLKRKRGDGTGLGLPLTRAMVEANRARFTIQSKPGEGTLVEVVFPPTRVLAD, encoded by the coding sequence ATGGCTTCGGCTTCCTATGCGTTTCTAGATATTGCCGTGCTCGACGCGATCCGGGAGCGCTTTGCCAAGGGCGATGCGCTGGCGGTGCTTTCGCCGGATCTCGACGAGGTGCTGTGGGCGAATGGCGCCGGCGCGGCGCTGGTGGGACACGACAGGATCGAAGCGGCCATCGGCGCGCCGCCGCGGCTGCCCCCCGTCGCCCTGCGCCAGCTACAGGGCGCCGCGCGGATGCCGGAAGCCGGAAAGGAGCGCCCGGTCGGGCTGCGGATGACGTCGGGGCTGAAAAGCCGGGTCGTCAACGTGCTGGCCTCGGCGATCGTCCTGCCGCGCGGCGAACGGGCCGTTCTCATCGCCCTGCCCTTTCAGGCCGAGGATGCCAATGCCGCGGTGATCGAGGGCTTCGACGAGCCCGGTCATTTCGCGGGGCTGCTGGACGGCGAAGGAAACATCCTTGCCGCTTCCGAGGGTTTCGGCGGCCTCAACATCGACGAGGCGACCCTGCGGGCGCTGGTGTCGGAGGTGCGCGGCGAGGACGACCGGCTGGTAAAGAAGCGGATAGAAGGTAACGGCAGTCTTTTTCCCGCCGGGATCGCCCGCCTGACCGAGGATCCCGCGCGCCACCTTCTGGTCGTCGTCGACGACCGCCCTGCCCCTTCCGACGAGGCGGCGGCACCCGGCGCCGCGCCGGAAGCCGAAGTGGCCGGAGCGCCGGCCGATGAGGCCGAGCCGGAGCGGGCCGAGCCGGAGCCCCCCCGGCCGGAGGAACGGCCGGCCGACGTCGAGACGGCACCGGAACCCGCGCCTGCCGCGCTCGAAGACCGCACCGTGCGCTTTTCATGGCGGACCGACGCCGAAGGCCGGTTTTCGGCGCTGTCGGAGGAATTCGCCGAGGCCATGGGCGCGCCGGCGGCCGACATTATCGGGCGGCGCTTCCGCGATGTCTCCAATATTTTCGGCCTCGACGAAGAAGGGATCATCGTCAAGCTTCTCGATCGACGGGAGACCTGGTCGGGGCGCACCGTCATGTGGCCCCTGTCGGGAACGGAATTGAAAGTGCCCGTGGATCTGGCTGCGCTGCCGGCCTACGGGCGCGACCGCACATTCGAAGGCTTTCGCGGCTTCGGCATCATCCGCCTCGGCCAGGCGGTCAAGGACCCGGAGAGGATAGGACTGGCGCTCGTAAAGACGGTTCCGCCGGAACAGCCGCCGGAGGGACAGCGGGCAACGGCGCAGGAAGCGGCAGCGCCACAGCAAGGCCAGCCGGAGGATGCGGCACAGCCTGCGGCCGAACCGGAGGAGAGGCCGGAGCCGGTGATCGATCCGTTTCTGGGCGAAACACCGGCGCTCCACATTTCGCAAAGCCCGGAAAGACGGTCCAGCGACAAGATCATCCGGCTGGCCGAACTGCGCGACAGCGGCCTTTCCGCCAGCGAACGCCTGGCTTTCCGCGAGATCGGCGACAGGCTGCGGCGGGCGAGCGACGCCCTTGCGGAACGTGCGAAAACCGATCCGGCATCGGAAACGCTGGACACCGGCGCCGGCCGTGGCGGACAGACGTCCGCACAGGAGCCCTCGCTGGACACCGAAGCGGGATTGCGTCCGGTGAACGACGATATTCCCGCGCAGCCGCCGGAGGGCGAGGCCGAAGGCAGCGCTGCCGGCATCGACAGGGCGGACGAGCCTCGGCCGGAGGACGCGCATGGCGGCCCGACGGCAGATGCGCATGCGGAACCGGCCGAGCCCCCGCAGGCCAGGCCCTTGCAGACCAAGAACGGCGGCGACCAAGCGGCGGCCCTGCCGCCTGAATTCACGCCCTCGGCCTTTGCCGGCGGCGCCGGCGAAAAGGCCGATATCGCGCTCTTTGCCGCCCTGCCCTTGCCCATACTGGTGCACTCGGGCGACCGGATGCACTACGGCAATCCGGAATTCTTCGCGTTCACGGGCTATCGCGATCTCGACACGCTGGCCGCGCAGGGCGGAATGGAGGCGCTGTTCGACGAGCCGCAGGAAGCCGGCGGGGAAGGCCGGCGCGCCAGCCTGAAAATCCGCAAGGCGGACGGCACCTCGACGCCGGTCGAAGCGCATCTTCAGTCGGTCTCCTGGGGACAGGGCAAGGCGCTGATGCTGGCGCTGAAGCCGGCGCTGCCGGAACCGGAGGCGGAGCCGACCGGGGCGGAACAGCGCGAGATCGAGGCGCGGCTGGTGGAAATGCGCGCCATCGTCGACACCGCGACCGACGGCATTGCGGTGCTCGACAAGGACGGCAACATCCGCTCGATCAACCGTCCCGCCGAAGCCCTGTTCGGTTTTGACGCCGAGAATGTAACGGGCAAGCCGTTCACGACGCTGTTCGCCATCGAGAGCCAGCGAACGGTGCAGGACTATGTTAGCGCGCTTTCCGACCACGGCGTGGCAAGCGTGCTGAACGACGGACGCCAGGTGATCGGCCGCGAGGCCAAGGGCCGCTTCATCCCGCTGTTCATCACGATCGGACGGCTGCCCAACGACAGCGGCTATTGCGCCGTCCTGCGCGACATCACTCAATGGAAGCGCGCCGAGGAGGAGCTTACCCAGGCGCGGGCGCAGGCCGAACGGGCATCTTCACAGAAGAGCGAGTTCCTGGCGCGCGTCAGCCATGAGATACGCACGCCGCTGAACGCCATCATCGGCTTTTCGGAGCTCATGGTGGACGAGAAGTTCGGGCCCATCGGCAACGACCGCTACCGCGACTATCTGCGCGACATCAAGCGCTCCGGCAATCATGTGCTCGATCTGGTGAATGACCTTCTCGACATCTCCAAGATCGAGGCCGGGCAGCAGGAGATGCATTATGAGGCGGTTTCGCTGAACGAGGCGCTGGGCCAGACGGTGGCCATGATGCAGCCTCAAGCCAATGGCGAGCGCGTCATCATCCGGTCCAGCTTCGCATCGCGCCTGCCCGAGGTGGTGGCCGATCTCAGGAGCGTCAAGCAGATCGCCATCAATCTCCTGTCCAACGCGATACGCTTCACGCCGGCCGGCGGCCAGGTGATCGTTTCGACGGCCTATAATTCCGACGGATCGGTGGTGCTGAGGGTGCGCGATACGGGCGTCGGCATGAGCGCGGCCGAACTCGACGAGGCGCTGAAGCCGTTCAAGCAGATCAACACGCTGAAGCGCAAACGGGGCGACGGCACCGGGCTGGGGCTGCCCCTGACCCGCGCCATGGTGGAAGCCAACCGCGCCCGCTTCACCATCCAGTCCAAGCCCGGCGAAGGGACGCTGGTCGAGGTGGTTTTCCCGCCGACGCGCGTGCTGGCCGACTGA